The Takifugu flavidus isolate HTHZ2018 unplaced genomic scaffold, ASM371156v2 ctg178, whole genome shotgun sequence genomic interval TTCTTTGAATAGAAAGTGCAGCTGAGTCGATTAAAGGCTAATTAAATGAGTGAGTGCACAACTGTGCACGTTACATCAGGGATTCAAACTGGAAACACAGAGAAGCACGAGTGACACAGTGTAGTCGAGTCTGATTTAACTCAgaacacttcctgtgtgtgtgtgtgtgtgtgtgtgtgagtgtgtgtgtgtgagtgagtgagtgtgtgtgtgagtgtgtgtgtgagtgtgtgtgtgtgtgtggtgtgtgtgtgtgtgagtgagtgtgtgtgagtgagtgtgtgttcgagtgtgtgtgtgtttgtgtgtgagtgagtgtgtgtttgagtgtgtgtgtgattgtgtgtgtatgagagtgagtgtgtgtgtttgtgcaggaaaTCCGATGAATGTTTTCAAGTCAAGGTGAGTTTttgcagagatgcagagaatgaaagagggaacaggatgggggggcagagagaacgTGTTCATTCATGACAAGATCCAGTGAGCTGGGgttagtcacacacacacacacacgcacgcacacacacacacacacgcacacacacacacacacacgcacacacacacacacgcacacacacacacacacacacacacacacacacacacacacagacacacacacacacacacacacagacagacacagagacagacacacacacagacacacacacactttcctggTGGAAATATGAAAAATCCCACGGTTGCAGCTCGAGACACATCTGGTGCCAGATGTGCTGCTAATGACCAACAACTCTCACTGAatgtattttattcatttattctatACGTTAAAGTGGGATCCACTATCGCTACATTCATAGTGGATCAATCACCAGGGTCAATCGATGGGACACGTCCATATACTCCcagtgcagggggggggggggggggggggtaactgcAGTGACTCAAGAGGGAAGTAGGGAAGGTCAACATTGCTCCATTTAAAGAAGACTGCAGTctggaggggcgggggggggggctctcccAGAAGGAGCCAGAGGTACATTCCAGCATATGGCACGGTTCAGACAACAGATGGAGACAGTCTGTGAGTCTCCACATTAACCCTTCACCTCCACCCATGCATGCTAGCTGGCATAAGCTCCAAACTCTGGGGTCTGTCctggctcggggggggggggggcgggactTGAGAGTGTGGGATTTGAACAGCACATCCAAGAGGTGCAGGACTCGCCATCGGCGTTCCCAAAAGTTGGCAGCCTCCTCCCGTCACATTCCGTTACTAACGAAATGTCAGGTGGCATCAATCCGCTGATATCCGTCGAGCGTATATGcctttgtgagtgtgtgtgcgggttaagactgcacgtgtgtgtgggagggggccATTCCTGTGTGGCTGCAGGGAACGCCAGCGAACGCCTGCGTGTCACACGACAACTGGCCTTTACAGCAGCATTCCGGGCCATATTCCGGGCCATCTCTGGGTCAGCTGGGCTTTGCTCTAATACTATACGTTAGTGTTAGAGAGAGAAGGAACGCAGCGGTTTTATGGGACCTCATCAGCACGTTCCCATTTCATATTTCCACCAGAAACCAGGAGGAAGTTCTACGCCCTTATAATAATTCAGCCGCTCTGACACCAGCTCCCCAAAACCACTGGGAGAGCGCGGAAAGAACTGAAGCTAGAACGAAAGGCCTCAGACCAAGAAGAGGAGTTTTGGCTGTGACCTCACCCCGGCGTGGGCTTCTTCAGCGTCCGTACCGCAAACGGTGGCGAGCAAACCTGTCAAAATGTCACCATCAgatgagggagagaagagagggacgGCCATCATGGAAAGATGCCTGATTCACCACCATAAATCAGTGGAAATTAGCGTTGAAGAAAGTATTTGTAATAATCGTTACAAACAGCCGAAGATAACAGGAAACACTCAGAAAGGTGGTTTGCAGGTGATGTCACGGCTGCAgatggaggcaggaagtgaattTCCTGTAGGAAAGAGCTGAGATGCTGCAGTTTttgagaaaaaaacccactaaatCTACCTTTGCATCCCAAAAACAGTCACTCACAAAGGGCGGGAATTGGAAAAACTCCAaatcaggaggagcagagattcCCGGATACGTAATAAACACTatataaaagtcctcacaaagatggcTAAAACTGCGGATATCAGTGGAAACTCACCTACCTGGAACTCCACCCTCTTTTAACATGACAATAGGTAGAAACAAAGAACTTTTCTCCAACGTGCACGGAGCACGTGCGCTATGATTCGCAGCTGCTACGGCTCAGCCAGCGTTTGGGAATAGACGCTTTCAGCCATTTTCACTCACCTACTTTTCCTAATTCCTAATCAGAATTTCGCACCGCATCGTCACAAACGGCCTCTTAATGAAAAAGACACTTCCGACCACGTGCACGGTATTTGGACATGTGGATGAGGTCATACTGTTGGCGACGATGACCTCAGAGACAAACGGGTAGGCATTAGCGAGTTCTTCAGTGCTTCTGCATTTGTGATCAGAGAAGAGGAAATGGTCAAGCcaggaaacacttcctgttctgatAGAAATCCCTCCTTTCTATAGGCACCTGGTGCGCCAGCCATTGTATAAGCTGGTTTACATCTCTTCTTGTATGGCCACAATGGGCCGTGTCCTGTGCTCTATACGCTATGAGCACAGCGGTAAAAAATAGCCCAGCACGTAATGGCGAaagtctgctgtgtttgttctggCGTTTATCTGCGTCTCCTATCAGGCCACAGCGTCATCAGTGATGCAGAACGGGGCTTTAGCGTGCCTCCATTGGCTGCTTtagcaaagaagaggaggaacactGGAGGGGTAGAAGGTGGCAAATGGAGAATCACACAGAAAGGAAGTGGGTGTAATTTCCTGAGGAAGCTATTAGAGTCATTTTTGTGCAgtctgtttaaaataaaaagaaaagagaaaaggagggaaagcaAAGCAGAGCGATGACCAGCATGAGAATTCGAGGACTTTAAACGAGACTAAGCTGCATCAAAGAATCTTTCTGTCCTACTGAACTCCGTGTTCACGGACTAAAGAGGAAGAACTAAAGAGGATGTTACTGCACAGCATGAGTAAAACCCTAAGATGAGGAAGTGGCGGCTCAAGAGAAAGAGTGCGATTGTGAGAGGTGGCCTCAAGCTGCAAGGCAGATGTTACAAACATCAGTATTGTGACAGGATTTTATAAAGAACCTGACCCTCCAAACCCAGGAGAAGCTGCATTTATTAAATGCACGAGACGGGTTCCCACGAAGCAGCCCACATACACCTGAGGGGGGAAGTGGGGGCCTGTAAAGGcagaggaaccagctgcagcaggaaatgaagaagCAGCCAGTAATGGTGGCGTGGAAAAGAGAAGCCTGAGAAGAACAGAAGCTGGACCTGGGCAACACCTGAAAGCTTACAATGCTCAGGTGTGGCTACGAGCCTGTGAAATGAGTCTGTGGAGCTGGAGCGCTGAGCCCGGTGGGCCTGTTCACGACTGGTGAGAGCTCAGCTCAGACACGTGCACGATGTCCAAGAACTATTGTTTGATTGGTCAGAAACGAGTGGCGGATGTGGAAGAGCTGAACATTTGAACAAAGTCCTGTAGAGACAGGAAAGACGTGACAAGAGGAGGCTCGGATGTGCAGAGAACATCAGACCTGCTTCACTGGGAGGAGTTGAGCCCCTCACCGAGGTCCTCAGGAGGTACGAAGTATCGCGACCAACCTGGAGTAAACAGAAAAAACACGCTTCGTGCAGAGCATGGAGCAACCTTATCTCTCTATATCCAACCTTTATATCCTCTTTGGACATATGGTGCAGTGGCACCAGCCCAGCTAGCATGTGTGAGCAGCATGTGTGAGCAGCATGTGTGAGCAGCATGTGTGAGCAGCAACTGCGATAGAAATGAGCTGTTATATGCTGGTAAATGAACACTAACTGGTTTCCAACACACAGTTCTTCTTGCTCTGCCCGGTACAGACGTGACGGGAACCATTTCCACTCTCCTTTGAGTCAGCTGTCCGTCCAGTCAACCTACTTCATGTCCCACATTATAACAAACATTGGCGACAGCTCGATATCAAATGTGTGTATTGATTAACCGCGTCACGGGGAGCTAGTTTGGGAAGAGGCCGTTGTTCACAGTTCACACAGGAACCGTGAGGAGATGTGTGTTCAGAGAAGGTGAAAACAGCCTGTGGGTTATCAAAGGCTGCTGGTCCCAACAGAGGGGGCAACGTTGGACCCCCCATGGCTCTGCTGACAGGCAGCAAACAACAGAGGACAGGACCCTGAGACACTGCTGATAGCAGCAATGTCTGCACAAGGGGACTGAGGTCTGTGCACAGGTGAGAGGCAGCGGCTCATCTGGGGTCAGACCGCCCCTCTTCCTGGATGGTTAATTTTCCGTTCTCCGTCTTAAGCCTCCCTTTCTCGTCTCCGCCAGGTTAATATCAAGCAGTGGCCTGTGCGAGTGCCCGGAGACAGCCAGGGCATTCATGGTCGGCAGACAAGGGCCAATTATGTAATTTAACGAGCATTACGTAGTGGCTAAAATAAGATTATGACCCAGATtgcaaataaaacacagacaggTCCTTTCATTGCTCCGCTGGATCCCACGTGAGATTCTGTTCAGTTTTCAGCTCAGCAAATGTGTTTGCTTGCCCATGTTTTTAGGGTTAGCCCAACCCTCCTCCTGACTACAGTCCGCCTCTTTCTGCTGAACCTTTGTGCTATTTTGTCATTGCATGACATCATGAAGCTCAACTGATAAACAACGAACTTCATGTAACGAGTTTCACCTGAAACTCGGAACAACACCGAGCCACACGTATCCAAACGTGGCCTCCTGGTTCCCCTCCCCTGCTTCTGAAAGTACCGCCCCTCCCCAAACATCTCATGACCCCTGTCCCAACACAGAGGTCGCACGCCTCATGGAAACAGTTGATAGGCCGGGGGCCAATCGAACGCCATGGATCGGCATTTCACAGTGAACCTTTAGTCCGGACTAactgcttccgtgtgtgtgtgtgtgtgtgtgtgtgtgtgtgtgtgtgtgtgttggaaacaGATGGAGCAGTAATGACTGGGGCCAAACCCAGAAGCCTTGGAAACAGAAACGTTTCCAGGTCCGTTCGTCTGTCGTGAGGCGTGATGACGTGAGGCCAGATCACGAGTCGTTTCCCAACAGTGAGACGTACTCGACATCTTCAGAAGGACCCGGCCCCCCCCACGCCATTAGAGCCCAATCATcattctttcctccctcctccttcaagTGTTGCTACCGATActttttacagtaaaatagAAACTAGAAAATGAGCAAATCCTCTTTGCTGTTAGTGATTCTAGAAAATATGTTCAACATTTCTGGGCGCCGAGATGCTGTCAGACAAACGGAGCCTAAGGCTCAACAGGAGGCCTGGTTTCTTCTCGTCCTTCCTCAtcaaaagctgcttttgttaTCAACGGCAACCACTTGAGGACGTGTTTGAGCTTTGTTGTGATTCCATTCTCACACAGTAAGAcgatatttaaatatatttagaaCTAATGACATCATTGAAAAAAGCCCTTCAATGGATTATGCTCAGATTAATGCCTTATATCACCAGACACAGCCACTCAACCACATTGAAACGTTGGAttttagcatctgttacaatgtTCATCCAACCTAGAAGAGGTGGTCCTGCATTTGGATTCAGTGTGACACAATACTTAATAATGCATCTATAGTGTTATTACAATGTAACAAAAGCAGGTTCCGTGTGTGTGGGCTACAGTCTGCACACACTCAGGCAGACAGGAGGAGCTTTCAGCCCAGCAAACGCTCCATCCTTCACTCCTCAAGAGTAAACACCATCTATGGAGCGCGACCTTGCTTTTTCCAGCCGAGCCGTCATGAAAGAGCtctttctccacttcctgccctcCTCACACTCCGACACAGATCCAGGcaactttttccattttctgccttttttcaaAGTTTGGCACAAGTTGCTCCAGACCCGGTGGATGGTGTGAGAGCATGCTAGCAGCGGCGGGGCGGAGGGCTTGTTAAACTGCCCTAGGTGGTTACAGTCTGAACACACTCTTCAtgtgtcttacacacacacacacacacacacacacacgagttcAGCAGCTCAACATTTCCTGATACTTGAGAGCACCAGAAACAAAGTGAAGCTAAAAACATTAATCAACGTTGGCTCCAGGCAGGTCCAGAACAAATCTGCGTGGATTAATGTGTGGAAAGTGCAACAACAATGTTGGGCTGAGCCTGAAGGCTGAGAAATGGGCCCCATCATTAATCTGCAGCTCTGAACGAAGCATTCAGGATGTCAGAGGAAGAACCAATGTCCAATGTGCCAAAATAATTGTTGAGTGTTCACTTCTTTAACACATCCagacaccagggggcgctcaaTAAAGCAAATTACAATTTAACTAACCTAGAAAACTGCAAATAGAAAAATGTTCGTGGTCTAAAATTCCACCAGTGAAACAGAATCTCTTCACAGTACTGGTATCCATGGCGATATAAACTTCATTTAAACAGTGTTCCTGGATGGTTTCTATGCTCACTTGGCAGGGCTGAAttgacaaaaatcaaaaccaaatATATCATGGAATCTTGAGAAGCCGGAGAAGCACGAGTCGGCCCATCGAGGGCCACATTTGTGTCATTTAAGGCGtctcctggacacacacactgttctaATCAGCATCTTCCACAGTGAATTCAGCCTCTTCCACAGTGAATTCAGCCTCTTCCACAGTGAATTCAGCATCTTTAACAGTGAATTCATCCAGCTCGCCTTATTGTCTACACGCTTGCACGCGTGTTTGGTggtaaaaagaataaatgaaaaataatctggtgtgttcagggtcaaCAAAACATAGCGGTCGTTAGCTCGTAATGCCAGCCTCTGCCATCAGAATACGAACAACACTGATTATGGGATGTCGTGCTAAAGTCCTTTGAGAGGTTAGCTTGATACACAGAGAAGCTTTGTGGCCACACAGACAGCTAAACAAACGCACGTCACCAAGGACGTGCACGGTACCATCATGTgtccactcacacatgcacgccacCACTTCACCACCTCTGTGCTCCGCCTccttctctgctgtgtgtgtcgCTCTAATACCTGGGCTTCGTTTGAAGTCCCGGCCCAACGACGGTAGATTATTAGGCTGTAAAACTGCTTCAGGTCCAGAAGACATCCCCTCACTGTTCTACAGAACCTGCTAGAGTCGGCCTGTCTGTTACCACCTGACCTGTTACTCTCTGGACCCACTCCGAGATGTCGGTTATGGGTGAGTTTAGGAACGAGTGTGACAATAGAAactaggagagagagagcggcacAGAGACGATATCCAACATTCCTTTAAAGGAAGAGAAGGTAGAATTTAGGCTCCAGACAAGTCTGCACTCGTAAAtgtagaggagaggggagggggggggagaggggagagggagaggaggaggagaggagaggaggagaggaggagaggagagagaggagaggagaggagaggagaggagaggagaggaggggagggggaggagaggagaggggagaggggagagggagaggagaggagaggagaggagaggaggggagggggagggggagggggagggggaggagaggagaggggaggggagggggagggggaggaggagaggaggagaggagaggagaggagaggggagaggggagagggaggagaggaggaggaggaggagaggagaggagaggaggggaggggagaggagaggagaggagaggagaggagaggagagagggggagagggagaggagagaggagaggagaggagaggagaggagaggagaggaggggaggggagggggggagaggagaggagagggaggaggagaggagaggagagaggaggggagggggaggggggggagaggagaggagagggggaggggagaggagaggggagagggaggggaggagaggagaggagaggagaggagagggggagggggaggagaggagaggagggggaggggagaggagaggagagaggagaggagaggagaggagaggagaggggaggagaggagaggggaggagaggaggagaggagaggagaggagaggagaggagaggagagggggggagagggagaggagaggaggagtggagaggagaggagaggagggaggagaggagaggaggagtggagaggagaggaggagtggagaggaggagtggagaggaggagtggagaggagaggagaggagaggaggggagggaggagaggagaggagaggagaggagaggagagggagagggagaggagaggagaggagaggagaggacaagtGTGCTGCTCCTCCAGTCTAGCGGAgcgtgacaggaagtggccatGCTTCACATGGGGCCTCCAGGGTGCAGTGGGGAAACACTGCAGACTTtgcaaccaccagctgcaaacacaccagcaccccccccccccccccccccccccccccacacacacacacacacacacgcacacacctcatTATTAAGTGCATTTAAGTGTGAGAGCCAAAGTCAAAGAAATTAACTGCTAGATTGTTCAAACACTATATTTCTTGGAAGTGGGAGTTATTTAGAAAGGGGAGGAGCCAACGGTCATTCAACCGATGGCAACGCACAGTTCTGAAGCACCGACCAGGACGCACAGACACTGTCCCAGAATCATCAGGGATAATCAATTACATCCAGACTAATTACTGAGGAGCGTCTGCACCCAGACCTCCACCCACTCCCCCAGTgaggggggctggggggctCAGAGCCGCTTCCATGCTGTCCACCATGAGACGGGAACAGATTTCACAcatagaagaagaaaacgaTCCAGAAGGGACCCGGACATGAACGGACCGGGCGGAACCTGGATGTGAGCCGCGGACCCGCGCTCCTGTCTACTGTCACAGGAGGGAATCAAAGCAGAATGTTCACAagactcacgcacgcacgcacgcacggccAAACTCCGCTAACTTACCTGgagctctcctctgctcagaacGTCTACAACTCCTCCTCGAACTCGGTTCGGTTCTCATTCTGGGTTTCAACCATCGGCCCGTTGCccagaatgttaaagaattcgTATCAGAATCCCAACGGGACAAAGTTCGGAGCTCAGGAGCGCAGCATTCCTGCATGCGGCCCAACGCGTCTGCAGCTcggagggggggtgggtgggggtgggggccgTTGTCTCGCTTAAAACGGCTCCAAAAGCCGCCGCGGCCGGACACAAAACTCTCCGAACACTCGGGAACGTTTGCGGGAGCCCCGCAGAGGGTTAAAGCGCCGTACTCACCCGTTCGTGCAGAGGAAAAGAGCCCAAACGCGGGACGCTGCGCTGCGGGAAAGTTGCTGGTGCGTCAGCGAGAGAAAAACATTGTACGCGGAAGTGCGcgtgaaaaaaaggaaaaaggagctGCGGCGGCGCGCGCGGCGCTCCGAGGGGCAAACGCACCACGTTGCGAGTGAAAGACAAGGGTCAACCTGCGCCTCGTTCCCTGACCCTTAAGACCGGaaccgggaccgggaccgggaccggcGGCGTCAGAGCCACGTTTGTCCGCCCCGTGTTACAAACGCAGGCGTCCCCGCGTGCGCGCGCTGCTCGGGGAGCCTGCAGCGCCTCTGGACGGTGCTTCTGGCTCCGAGTCTGGGGAGCACCGCCTGCATGAAGCTTCCCCCACCGGGCTGAAGCTTCCCCCCACCGGGCTGCAGCTCCCCCCCACCGGGCTGCAGCTTCCCTCCACCGGGCTGAAGCTTCCCCCCACCGGGCTGAAGTTTCCCCCCACCGGGCTGAAGTGTCCCCCCACCGGGCTGAAGTTCCCCCCACCGGGCTGAagcttcccccccccaccgggcTGCAGCTCCCCCCCACCGGGCTGAAGCTTCCCTCCACCGGGCTGAAGCTTCCCCCCACCGGGCTGAAGTTTCCCCCCACCGGGCTgaagtgtcccccccccaccgggcTGAAGCTTCCCCCCACCGGGCTGAAGCGTCCCCCCACCGGGCTGCAGCTTCCCTCCACCGGGCTGAAGCTCCCCCCCACCGGGCTGAAGCTTCCCCCCACCGGGCTGAAGTTTCGGTTTTTTACACCTTCCAGGGGCCGAAACTCCTCTTGTCCTCGTTGATGTGAAACGCTTCACTGGTGCAAATCCGAGCGAAAGAAGCAGCACAAAGTGTATTTAGTCTGTTTGCAGAGTTCAAATCAGTAACTTTTCCTCCCAATAACTAGAGGCTAACCTTTGAGCGCCACCGTGTGGACACGCATAAACACGACCGGTTCCGCTggcattttattattattatgattattattgttgttgttgttattgttattattattgttgttgttgttgctgtacaAAAGTCAATAGTTCCAAAAGATGATCAGTATGACTGAAAATCTATTTTACTTATGATAAAATACAAATTGTAATAGAATGaaatctatatttttatttgataGTAATTATATTTGCTTGGATGAAAATAGTGGTTTTCTTTTAagaatattttcttttcagaagAGATTAGAAACTACTCAAACACCAAAAATCCAGATTTTGACGGATACTAAAATGCATCCCAAAATACTTCGTTTCTCTCCATTTCTGCCTAATTAATCCAGttcttaaaacacacacagacaataataAGTGCACTATCCAGAATAGTGTTTATTGCTTTAAAGATAttaatcttcttcttcttttttcccagcactttgcattgtttctttttacagtaaaacaaagagaaaaccACCAAATTCTCTGGATGTGCACGAGCACGGAGGCTACACAGAAATGAAACAGCATTTACAGCTTTTACTCGACTCCATGTGGAGGCGGACTCTTCTCAATAGCAACTCAACAAACAAAGCTTTACATGAACTTTACAATATAGCTGCACCACGTGGTGTCAGGCGAGACTGATGGCAGCAGCGTTGGTTCATCACATCGGGAGCAGACGGGATGGCTTCGCTTTGGCCGAggaaaagaaatttaaaaacacatttgagaGAAGGGTTTCAAAAAGAAACGGTGAATCCTGGTATTATTCACATCAGACTAATTACAGACCCACCAGGTGAAtactaaatataaaaataattcTACCAGTATGTTTTTTTAAGGGTTTATGCATTGGACATTTTGCAAAAATGACCAAAGGGCACAATTAATTGGGTTTAAGAAAATCAGACAATTCCCAGTGTGAACTCTGCCGCCTCGCTGTCGTAGAAACACAACAACATCTTCAGAGTGCAGATTCGCCGTTAAAATATTAAACTTTCATACACCGACAAGTTATAATTTCTCCAATCTGTTTAAATACTGAATTAAATCACACCAAATACAGCTAAATCTCAATATAGTGTATAATAATTGAATGTAATGTACACCATAATAAAACATATACACTGAAATATTGATACAAAGTTTTCGATGGGTCCAGCTCCATctgctctcttttcctttccttttagAAAATTGTGCAGGAAAACACTTGACTCACAGGACCAAATAAATACTCACATACTACCACAATTAACATCTATGAAAATGCAGGTTTTTAACCAacaagaaaatataaaatatatagtTAAAATAAGTGCAACAGAAAATCTCTCCGTTCACAGTTGAGCTGCGCTGATTCTGAGCGCTGCCATCAACCGAGcagccactaggtggcggtagGTGACCAGTCTTCGCTTGTTTTTTAATATAGAAAAGCTTATAAAACCAAACTATAGAGTCACAGGACATCGGACTATGGCTGCTAAAGATAGtgggatgttgttgttgttgttgatattTGTATTTCATCACCTGAAAAACAGAAAGTGTCATTACAAGACGGAGGAAATGCTAATTAAGAGCTGTGTCTCCTCAAAAACGTTGATATTTTGGAAAGTCGAGACATAAAGGCTGTAGGTTCGTTAAAAAGGTACACAGTAAGGAGCAACTTCACTTGGTAAACGTGCCAATTAGAGTGTGACTGGATGTTAAAAACCAGAAAAGTGTCTCTGAGtatgaaaggagagaaaaagcgAGTGAGCCGAGGGCAGAGTGGCGGCGGCCGCTTTAGCTGTGCAGCATCTTCagagtctctgtctctctgtgtctgtcgTGCAGAGCCGTGGAAGGGGAGAGTGATGGGGGCAGGGCTGGAGGTGGGGGGCTGATGGGCAGCAGGGTCTTCAGGGGGTGTGgggatgagggggggggcagagatgtAATGGGTGGAAGCATACTTCCCTTTTTCCCATCCAGCAGGAGCTGGGACTGGTTGGCCAGGCTGGAGCCCTTCACCAGGCTGTACTCGTGCTCATTTTCATTGTCCGAACTGCAGTCGCTAAGATCCGTGATTTCCAGGTCCGAGTCCAACTCCGGGTCCTGCttgacctctcctctcctttctgtgGGGCTCTGCGGGCCTGCCCCCGTCCCGGGTCCCAGGCTGACTGCCCCAATTCCTAGACTGAGTCCTGTACCGGGAGGACTGACCTGCACCCTGTCCCCCAACGCTGCCCCGATGTCTGTCCGACCCATCGACAGGCTACCCGGGTACGTGGGCAGGGACAGTCTGATCGGCTGCCCCCCCGCTGTGCCGTTTGCTCCTCCTGTTTGCCCCACTGTGCCCCTCTCCCCTGCACCTGTCTCCCCTGGAGGAAGCACGGAGGAGAAGGGGTGCGGCAGTTGGGAAAGACTGCTTTGCAAAGGGTTGGGGTAGAACTGGGAGGGATAGAGAGAGCCAGGGGGCAGTTTGGGGCAGTTATTGAGAGAGAAGGCCCCTGGGAGGTAAGGATTGAAACCCCAGGGATAGTCAAAGGGTGGGTTACGTGGGTACGGGCCCAGCAGGGACGGCGGTTTGGAGTAACACGGGGCGCCTAGAAGAGAGAAAATCCAAGTAGGGTTAGTTGTGTCGAGGGCCAAAAGTCTCCTGAAATACAGCAGCTGGGACGCTCATTAGCAGCTGGGACGCTCATTAGCAGCTGGGACGCTCATTACAACAGAGTCAGCGACGTAACGACAGGCGCGAGCTTGGAACGATAGCTTTGGATGCTAGGCTGtggaataaacacacagatttgCCACTTCGCTGAAGACCAACGCTAACTGAAACCTTTGGACCAAAGTGATCCGGAATGCAgcggagggtcagggtcagggtcagggtcagggttagggtcagggtcagggtcagggtcagggtcagggtcagggtcagggttagggtcagggtcagggttagggtcagggttagggtcagggttagggtcagggtcagggtcaggttagggtcagggttagggtcagggtcagggtcagggtcagggtcagggttagggtcagggtcagggtcagggtcagggttagggtcagggtcagggtcagggtcagggtcatctCCTGTGTGAAGCCACACAGGAGATGAAACTGacttcccttccctcctctaATGGTCAGATCATGATTCGCTCCACCAACAGGCTGAATTCAGTTCCTTGTAGCCGACGCTTG includes:
- the erfl1 gene encoding ETS domain-containing transcription factor ERF-like: MDCNCVSDLLLPPVPALWTPGFAFPDWAYKPESSPGSRQIQLWHFILELLQKEEYQGVIAWQGDYGEFVIKDPDEVARLWGIRKCKPHMNYDKLSRALRYYYNKRILHKTKGKRFTYKFNFSKVVLVNYPILDMANCPFFLTQNHFNGGSAAPDCSPEAIQSLFPRLPDSGRGTSLFDRGTAAAGPEGDKLRLDAYPFLSSGAPCYSKPPSLLGPYPRNPPFDYPWGFNPYLPGAFSLNNCPKLPPGSLYPSQFYPNPLQSSLSQLPHPFSSVLPPGETGAGERGTVGQTGGANGTAGGQPIRLSLPTYPGSLSMGRTDIGAALGDRVQVSPPGTGLSLGIGAVSLGPGTGAGPQSPTERRGEVKQDPELDSDLEITDLSDCSSDNENEHEYSLVKGSSLANQSQLLLDGKKGSMLPPITSLPPPSSPHPLKTLLPISPPPPALPPSLSPSTALHDRHRETETLKMLHS